One Rhodoferax ferrireducens T118 DNA segment encodes these proteins:
- a CDS encoding succinate dehydrogenase iron-sulfur subunit, which produces MAKRTIQIYRYNPDTDAKPYMQTIEVELDGSERMLLDVLTKLKATDPTISYRRSCREGICGSDAMNINGKNGLACLVNMLTLPDKIVLKPLPGLPVVRDLIVDMTLFFKQYHSIKPYLINETRPPEKERLQSPEERDELNGLYECILCASCTTSCPVFWWNPDKFVGPAGLLQAYRFLSDSRDEATSERLDNLEDPYRLFRCTSIMNCVDVCPKSLNPTRAIGKIKEMMVRRAL; this is translated from the coding sequence ATGGCTAAACGTACTATACAAATTTACCGCTATAACCCTGACACCGATGCCAAGCCCTATATGCAGACCATCGAGGTCGAGCTTGATGGCAGCGAACGCATGTTGCTTGACGTTTTGACTAAACTCAAAGCAACGGACCCCACCATTTCTTACCGGCGTTCATGCCGCGAAGGCATTTGCGGCTCGGACGCGATGAACATCAACGGCAAGAACGGTTTGGCTTGCCTGGTCAATATGTTGACTTTGCCCGACAAAATTGTTCTTAAGCCGTTACCAGGCCTGCCCGTGGTGCGTGACCTGATTGTCGACATGACGCTGTTCTTCAAGCAGTACCACTCGATCAAGCCCTATTTGATCAATGAGACCCGGCCGCCAGAAAAAGAGCGTCTGCAAAGTCCCGAGGAGCGAGATGAACTCAATGGCTTGTATGAGTGCATTTTGTGCGCAAGCTGTACCACCAGTTGCCCAGTTTTCTGGTGGAACCCGGACAAATTTGTCGGCCCGGCCGGTTTGCTGCAAGCCTACCGATTCCTCTCGGACAGTCGCGATGAGGCCACGAGTGAGCGGCTCGATAACCTCGAAGACCCCTATCGCCTGTTCCGCTGCACCAGCATCATGAACTGCGTCGATGTTTGCCCGAAGAGCCTTAATCCGACCAGGGCAATTGGCAAGATCAAGGAAATGATGGTTCGTCGCGCGCTTTGA
- the leuD gene encoding 3-isopropylmalate dehydratase small subunit produces the protein MQKFTLLKGLVAPMDRENVDTDAIIPKQFLKSIRKTGFGQNLFDEWRYLDAGFPGQDPKSRKPNPDFVLNQPRYQGASILLARKNFGCGSSREHAPWALDQYGFRAIIAPSYADIFFNNSFKNGLLPIVLSEIQVSQLFDEAAAFPGYALTIDLERQVIIKPDGKELPFEVQAFRKYCLLNGFDDIGLTLRQADKIKAFEAQRLAQKPWLARTLLA, from the coding sequence ATGCAAAAATTTACCCTGCTCAAGGGCTTGGTCGCCCCGATGGACCGCGAAAACGTCGATACCGACGCCATCATTCCCAAGCAATTCCTGAAGTCCATCCGCAAGACCGGGTTTGGCCAAAACCTGTTCGACGAGTGGCGCTACCTGGATGCGGGCTTTCCCGGCCAGGACCCCAAGAGTCGCAAGCCCAACCCGGACTTTGTGCTGAATCAGCCCCGCTACCAAGGCGCGTCCATTCTGCTGGCGCGCAAGAACTTTGGCTGCGGCTCATCGCGGGAACACGCCCCGTGGGCGCTTGATCAATACGGTTTTCGCGCCATCATTGCGCCGAGTTACGCCGACATCTTTTTCAACAACAGCTTCAAAAACGGCTTGCTGCCGATTGTGCTGAGCGAAATCCAGGTCAGCCAGTTGTTTGATGAGGCAGCAGCTTTCCCGGGCTATGCGCTGACCATCGATCTGGAGCGCCAGGTCATCATCAAGCCGGATGGAAAAGAACTGCCTTTCGAGGTGCAGGCGTTTCGCAAATACTGCCTGCTCAACGGCTTTGACGACATTGGCCTGACCTTGCGCCAGGCGGACAAGATCAAGGCCTTTGAAGCCCAGCGTTTAGCACAAAAACCATGGCTCGCGCGCACTCTGCTTGCATAA
- the leuC gene encoding 3-isopropylmalate dehydratase large subunit, producing the protein MDRTKIETHGRTLYDKLWDEHVVHTEEDGTAILYIDRHLVHEVTSPQAFEGLRQAGRKVWRVSSIVATADHNTPTTGWDLGYDGITDPTSKEQVVTLDSNMQEFGAAAYFPFMSKRQGIVHVIGPENGATLPGMTVVCGDSHTSTHGAFGALAHGIGTSEVEHVMATQTLLAKKAKNMLIRVDGTLQRGCSGKDIVLAIIGKIGTAGGTGYTIEFGGSAIRALSMEGRMTVCNMAIEAGARAGLVAVDEKTIEYVKGRPLAPGHNAANDTAAAVEWDQAVAYWKTLHSDADAHFDAIVELDAAQIIPQVTWGTSPEMVLGIDGRVPDPDKEKDANKRGAIERALVYMGLEPGKALDDLHVDKVFIGSCTNSRIEDIREAAALVKKLGQKVAKNVKLAMVVPGSGLVKEQAEREGLHEIFKAAGFEWREPGCSMCLAMNADRLEPGERCASTSNRNFEGRQGAGGRTHLVSPAMAAAAAIHGHFVDVRKFV; encoded by the coding sequence ATGGACCGCACAAAAATTGAAACGCACGGACGCACGCTGTACGACAAACTCTGGGACGAACATGTTGTCCATACGGAAGAAGACGGCACGGCCATCTTGTATATAGACCGCCATCTGGTGCACGAGGTCACAAGTCCACAAGCCTTTGAAGGCCTGCGCCAGGCGGGCCGCAAGGTGTGGCGCGTCAGTTCTATCGTAGCCACGGCCGATCACAACACGCCGACCACCGGCTGGGACTTGGGCTATGACGGCATCACGGACCCCACCAGCAAAGAGCAGGTCGTGACGCTGGACAGCAATATGCAGGAATTCGGCGCGGCCGCCTATTTTCCGTTCATGTCAAAACGCCAGGGCATCGTCCACGTCATCGGGCCAGAGAATGGCGCCACATTGCCAGGCATGACGGTCGTTTGTGGTGACTCGCACACGTCCACTCACGGCGCCTTTGGCGCATTGGCCCATGGCATCGGCACCAGTGAGGTCGAGCACGTCATGGCGACGCAAACCCTGCTGGCCAAAAAAGCAAAAAACATGCTGATTCGGGTCGATGGCACCTTGCAGCGAGGCTGCAGTGGCAAAGATATTGTGCTGGCCATCATCGGCAAAATCGGTACCGCAGGCGGCACCGGCTACACCATTGAATTTGGCGGCTCCGCCATTCGTGCCTTGAGCATGGAAGGCCGCATGACCGTGTGTAATATGGCCATTGAAGCCGGTGCGCGTGCCGGCTTGGTGGCAGTGGACGAAAAAACCATCGAGTACGTCAAGGGCCGGCCGCTGGCGCCGGGGCACAACGCCGCCAACGACACGGCCGCTGCCGTCGAATGGGACCAGGCGGTGGCGTACTGGAAGACCTTGCACTCTGACGCCGACGCCCACTTCGACGCCATTGTTGAACTCGACGCCGCCCAGATCATTCCTCAGGTCACCTGGGGAACCTCGCCTGAGATGGTGCTGGGCATTGACGGCCGTGTGCCCGATCCCGACAAAGAAAAAGACGCCAACAAACGCGGCGCCATCGAACGCGCACTGGTCTACATGGGATTGGAGCCAGGCAAAGCCCTTGACGACCTGCATGTGGACAAGGTGTTTATCGGTTCCTGCACCAACAGCCGGATTGAAGACATCCGTGAGGCCGCCGCACTGGTTAAAAAATTGGGGCAAAAAGTCGCCAAAAATGTCAAGCTGGCCATGGTGGTTCCGGGCTCAGGCCTGGTCAAGGAACAGGCGGAGCGCGAAGGCTTGCATGAGATTTTCAAGGCGGCCGGCTTCGAGTGGCGCGAACCAGGCTGCTCGATGTGCCTGGCCATGAATGCCGACCGGCTGGAGCCCGGTGAGCGCTGCGCGTCCACCAGCAACCGCAATTTTGAGGGCCGCCAGGGCGCCGGCGGACGCACGCACCTGGTCAGCCCCGCCATGGCCGCTGCTGCCGCCATTCACGGCCATTTTGTGGACGTCAGGAAGTTTGTCTGA
- a CDS encoding FimV/HubP family polar landmark protein has protein sequence MRAEIEVPEINAEEAASLKPSIALPEAFRAAGLEYNPAMAAMQVTLQRRADGRAYLRLSSDRAINDPFVDMILVANWATGRIVRDYTLLFDPPSLRKAPATAPTPAQVPAQIPAPSSASRTASAAPASSRPIAGPAVEPGQSPVKPITRPAVVKTQDTEAHSVTVNPGDTAGKIATATKPANVSLDQMLVALLRANPAAFIGDNVNRVKAGSVVNIPTAAQAEATPAADARQIIIAQSKDFNDFRRKLAGAAPSAQVASADRTASGTVQAKVEEKKPLAAVPDKLTLSKGAIQGTSAEAQLAKERNVKEAADRATEIAKNISDLGKLGAASSVVAPALSASAASPAAPDAASNAAAVTASAQAGSAAVSANAVVPSPGVGAAASAPTPAASVAKKVPAITPASVPEPGPLDDLTDSPLALSGALGLIALLVAFGLYRRRQHKKVASGDSSFLDSRLQPDSFFGASGGESVDTSDNAATGSSMVYSPSQLDAVDDVDPVAEADVYLAYGRDLQAEEILKDALVSNPARLAIHQKLLEIFAKRRDANNFEKMATQTFQITKGEGSDWERICQLGLSIDPNNALYQPGGQPNNLDGTPSRPMPLDQTGNLAGGTDAPATQVVTPQVGGAVDLDLDLDFSLDEEPVSAISETKASYPEPTISLQAADAPPALDLNFDLIEATAPFAAPETAAKADAANGPDAFEFSLPDLDTADNDQGQPAANSEDFKLQAANSFGLTGPVPLPDSAPPAPPAPDLGMLEFDLGSLSLDLGDEPPTETSATPNAHGYEDPLVTKLALAEEFRAIGDEDGARALIEEVISEASGDMKIKAQRALSNL, from the coding sequence TTGCGTGCGGAAATTGAAGTTCCGGAAATCAATGCAGAAGAGGCAGCATCGCTCAAGCCGTCTATTGCATTACCGGAAGCCTTTCGGGCTGCCGGGCTGGAGTACAACCCTGCCATGGCGGCCATGCAGGTCACGCTTCAAAGACGTGCTGACGGACGTGCCTATCTTCGTTTGAGCAGCGACCGGGCCATTAACGATCCGTTCGTTGACATGATTCTTGTAGCCAACTGGGCGACCGGTCGCATCGTGCGTGACTACACCCTCTTGTTTGATCCCCCCAGTCTGCGCAAAGCGCCAGCCACTGCACCAACCCCAGCTCAAGTCCCGGCGCAAATTCCAGCCCCATCGTCGGCCAGCCGGACCGCTTCAGCTGCGCCTGCATCCTCGAGACCGATCGCGGGGCCTGCGGTTGAGCCCGGTCAAAGCCCAGTCAAGCCGATCACACGCCCTGCTGTCGTTAAAACCCAGGACACCGAAGCCCACTCAGTAACCGTCAATCCCGGCGACACGGCCGGCAAAATAGCGACGGCGACAAAACCAGCTAACGTCTCCCTGGACCAGATGCTGGTGGCCTTGCTGCGCGCCAACCCGGCTGCCTTCATCGGCGACAACGTCAACCGCGTCAAGGCTGGTTCAGTCGTGAACATCCCCACCGCGGCGCAAGCAGAAGCCACGCCTGCCGCAGACGCCCGCCAGATCATCATTGCCCAAAGCAAGGACTTCAACGACTTCCGTAGAAAGCTGGCAGGCGCCGCGCCCAGCGCCCAGGTCGCAAGTGCAGACCGCACAGCGAGCGGCACGGTGCAGGCCAAAGTTGAGGAGAAAAAACCCCTCGCCGCAGTACCTGATAAATTGACATTGTCAAAAGGAGCTATTCAGGGAACGTCAGCTGAAGCTCAACTGGCCAAGGAGCGCAATGTCAAGGAGGCTGCCGACCGGGCGACTGAAATCGCCAAGAACATCAGTGATCTGGGCAAGTTGGGTGCCGCTTCGAGCGTCGTGGCACCCGCTCTGTCGGCATCCGCCGCATCGCCCGCCGCGCCGGACGCTGCGTCAAACGCCGCCGCTGTCACAGCCTCGGCACAAGCGGGGTCCGCAGCAGTTTCCGCAAACGCAGTTGTTCCGTCACCTGGGGTCGGCGCAGCAGCCTCCGCCCCAACGCCAGCCGCTTCGGTAGCCAAGAAAGTGCCTGCGATCACCCCCGCTTCTGTGCCCGAACCGGGCCCGCTTGATGATCTGACCGATAGTCCCCTGGCCCTGTCCGGCGCCCTCGGCTTGATCGCCCTGTTAGTCGCCTTTGGACTCTACCGCAGAAGGCAGCACAAGAAAGTCGCCTCGGGCGACAGTTCATTTCTGGACAGTCGTTTACAGCCCGACTCATTCTTTGGTGCCAGTGGTGGTGAAAGTGTCGACACCAGTGACAATGCGGCCACTGGCTCGTCCATGGTCTACTCGCCCAGCCAGCTTGATGCGGTAGACGATGTTGACCCCGTCGCTGAAGCCGATGTCTACCTCGCCTACGGGCGTGATTTGCAGGCAGAGGAAATCTTGAAGGACGCCTTGGTCAGCAACCCCGCACGTCTCGCGATCCATCAGAAGTTGCTTGAAATTTTCGCCAAGCGCCGTGACGCCAACAACTTTGAAAAGATGGCCACCCAGACCTTCCAGATAACCAAGGGTGAGGGATCGGACTGGGAGCGCATTTGCCAATTGGGTCTGAGCATTGACCCGAACAATGCGCTGTACCAACCCGGTGGCCAGCCCAACAATCTGGATGGCACGCCATCTCGTCCGATGCCTCTCGACCAGACCGGCAATCTTGCCGGCGGCACGGATGCACCGGCAACACAAGTCGTTACGCCCCAGGTCGGCGGTGCGGTAGACCTCGATCTGGACCTCGACTTTTCGCTTGACGAAGAACCCGTCAGCGCCATCAGCGAGACCAAAGCAAGCTACCCCGAACCCACCATCAGCCTGCAGGCGGCCGACGCCCCCCCTGCACTTGATCTGAACTTTGACCTGATCGAAGCCACGGCACCTTTTGCAGCCCCCGAGACCGCTGCGAAGGCCGACGCAGCCAATGGCCCCGATGCCTTCGAATTCTCGCTGCCCGACCTGGATACTGCAGACAATGACCAGGGCCAACCGGCTGCGAACAGCGAAGATTTCAAACTGCAGGCCGCCAATAGTTTTGGGCTCACCGGCCCAGTGCCCTTGCCCGATTCGGCGCCGCCAGCGCCTCCCGCTCCTGATTTAGGCATGCTGGAATTTGACCTTGGCTCATTGTCCCTTGATCTGGGGGACGAACCGCCAACTGAAACCAGCGCAACGCCTAACGCACACGGGTATGAAGACCCGCTGGTCACCAAGCTGGCACTGGCAGAAGAATTCCGCGCAATTGGTGACGAGGACGGTGCGCGGGCGCTGATTGAAGAAGTGATCTCGGAAGCCTCGGGCGACATGAAGATCAAGGCGCAGCGCGCTCTGAGCAATCTCTGA
- the asd gene encoding aspartate-semialdehyde dehydrogenase encodes MMKIGNLVGMVGWRGMVGSVLMDRMQTEGDFDLIEPVFFSTSNAGGQAPALAKNETTLQDAFDIEALKKCDIIISAQGGDYTTEVFPKLRAAGWSGHWIDAASTLRMKDDAIIILDPVNLPVIQNALTKGGNNWIGGNCTVSCMLMGVGALYKAGLVEWMTSMTYQAASGGGAQHMRELLTQFGTLNAEVKDMLDDPKSAILEIDRRVLHKQQSLTSAETANFGVPLGGSLIPWIDKDLGNGMSREEWKGGAETNKILGQGAAFGTAETPVDGFCVRVGAMRCHSQALTFKLKKDVPAADIEAMIAADNDWVKVVPNTREASVQHLTPVAVTGTLGIPVGRIRKLAMGPQYVGAFTIGDQLLWGAAEPLRRMLRILLAA; translated from the coding sequence ATGATGAAAATTGGCAATCTGGTCGGCATGGTAGGCTGGCGCGGCATGGTGGGTTCCGTATTGATGGACCGCATGCAGACCGAAGGCGATTTCGATCTGATCGAACCGGTCTTCTTTTCAACCTCCAATGCCGGTGGACAGGCCCCGGCTTTGGCTAAAAACGAAACCACCCTCCAAGATGCTTTTGACATTGAAGCGCTGAAAAAGTGCGACATCATCATCAGTGCACAAGGGGGCGACTACACCACTGAGGTTTTTCCTAAACTGCGTGCTGCAGGATGGTCGGGCCACTGGATTGATGCCGCGTCAACTCTGCGCATGAAAGATGATGCCATCATCATCCTGGATCCGGTCAACCTGCCCGTGATCCAGAATGCCCTCACCAAGGGTGGGAACAACTGGATTGGCGGCAACTGCACCGTGAGCTGCATGTTGATGGGGGTTGGCGCGCTGTACAAGGCGGGCTTGGTCGAGTGGATGACCAGCATGACGTACCAGGCGGCATCCGGCGGCGGCGCGCAGCACATGCGTGAGTTGTTGACCCAATTCGGCACCCTGAACGCGGAGGTCAAAGACATGCTGGACGACCCCAAGTCCGCCATTCTGGAAATAGATCGCAGGGTCCTGCACAAACAGCAGTCCTTGACGAGCGCCGAGACGGCCAATTTCGGCGTGCCGCTGGGCGGCAGCCTGATCCCCTGGATCGACAAGGATCTCGGCAACGGCATGAGCCGCGAAGAATGGAAGGGCGGCGCCGAGACCAACAAGATTCTGGGCCAGGGCGCCGCTTTTGGCACGGCTGAGACCCCGGTTGACGGTTTTTGCGTGCGCGTGGGCGCCATGCGCTGCCACAGCCAGGCCTTGACCTTCAAGCTCAAAAAAGATGTGCCTGCCGCCGACATTGAAGCCATGATCGCGGCGGATAACGACTGGGTCAAAGTCGTGCCCAACACGCGCGAAGCAAGTGTGCAACACCTGACACCGGTGGCCGTCACCGGCACACTGGGTATCCCGGTTGGGCGCATCCGAAAACTCGCCATGGGTCCGCAATATGTGGGTGCGTTCACCATTGGTGACCAGTTGCTATGGGGCGCCGCAGAGCCCCTGCGCCGCATGCTGCGTATTTTGCTGGCCGCCTAA
- the leuB gene encoding 3-isopropylmalate dehydrogenase gives MKIAVLPGDGIGTEIVAEAVKVLNALDLKLEMETALVGGAAYEAFGHPLPDATLKLAKEADAVLFGAVGDWKYDKLDRPLRPEQAILGLRKNLGLFANFRPAICYEQLVDASSLKPELIAGLDILIIRELTGDIYFGQPRGRRTATDGHFPGAEEAFDTMRYSRPEIERIAHVAFQAARKRSKRVTSVDKANVLETFQFWRDVLTEVGQQYPDVELDHMYVDNAAMQLVRAPKKFDVVVTGNLFGDILSDEAAMLTGSIGMLPSASLNASSQGLYEPSHGSAPDIAGKGVANPLATILSAAMMLRFSLNQEVAAQRIEAAVKDVLVQGLRTADIFSTGTTRVSTVEMGAAVVKALK, from the coding sequence ATGAAAATTGCAGTGTTGCCAGGCGATGGCATTGGTACCGAGATCGTGGCGGAAGCCGTCAAGGTTTTAAACGCGCTCGACCTCAAACTTGAAATGGAAACCGCGCTAGTTGGCGGCGCCGCCTATGAAGCGTTTGGCCACCCCCTGCCGGACGCCACCCTCAAGCTGGCCAAAGAAGCCGATGCCGTTCTTTTTGGTGCGGTCGGCGACTGGAAATACGACAAGCTCGACCGGCCGCTGCGGCCCGAGCAAGCGATTCTGGGCTTGCGCAAGAATCTGGGCCTGTTTGCCAACTTCCGCCCGGCCATCTGCTACGAGCAACTGGTGGATGCATCGAGCCTCAAGCCCGAGCTGATTGCCGGCCTCGACATCCTGATCATTCGCGAGCTGACCGGCGACATCTATTTCGGCCAGCCGCGCGGGCGCCGCACCGCCACGGACGGCCATTTCCCCGGTGCCGAGGAAGCGTTTGACACCATGCGCTATTCACGCCCCGAGATCGAGCGCATTGCCCACGTCGCGTTTCAGGCGGCCCGCAAACGCAGCAAACGCGTGACCAGCGTGGACAAGGCCAACGTGCTGGAAACCTTCCAGTTCTGGCGCGACGTGCTCACTGAAGTCGGCCAGCAATACCCGGACGTGGAACTCGACCACATGTACGTGGACAACGCCGCCATGCAACTGGTGCGCGCGCCCAAGAAATTTGACGTGGTCGTCACCGGCAACCTGTTTGGCGACATTTTGAGCGACGAAGCCGCCATGCTCACCGGCTCCATCGGCATGCTGCCTTCGGCGTCCCTGAATGCCAGCAGTCAAGGCCTGTACGAACCCAGCCACGGCAGCGCACCAGACATCGCCGGCAAAGGCGTCGCCAACCCGTTGGCGACCATTCTGAGCGCCGCCATGATGCTGCGCTTCAGTCTGAACCAGGAAGTGGCTGCCCAGCGCATCGAGGCCGCCGTCAAAGATGTGCTGGTGCAAGGTCTGCGCACCGCAGATATCTTCAGCACGGGCACGACACGAGTCAGCACGGTTGAAATGGGCGCGGCGGTGGTAAAGGCCTTGAAATAG
- the gltA gene encoding citrate synthase produces MKLADNKATLSFSDGKPSIDLPVYQGTVGPDVIDIRKLYGQTGMFTYDPGFLSTASCQSAITYIDGDKGELLYRGYPIEQLATNCDFMETCHLLLYGNLPDAAGKEVFTKRVTNHTMVSEQMQFFLRGFRRDAHPMAIMTGLVGALSAFYHDSTDINNPEHREISAIRLIAKMPTLVAMAYKYSVGQPYMYPQNDLSYAGNFMRMMFATPCEEYKVNPIIERAMDRIFILHADHEQNASTSTVRLCGSSGTNPFAAIAAGVACLWGPAHGGANEACLNMLGEIQQMGGIAKVGHFMEQVKDKNSGVKLMGFGHRVYKNYDPRAKLMQETCKEVLGALGLENDPLFKLAMALEKIALEDEYFVSRKLYPNVDFYSGIVQRAIGIPVNMFTGVFALARTVGWIAQLNEMISDPEYKIGRPRQLFSGSVKRDVLPISKR; encoded by the coding sequence ATGAAACTAGCTGACAATAAAGCCACCCTGTCGTTCAGCGACGGCAAACCCAGCATCGACTTGCCGGTGTACCAAGGCACCGTCGGACCGGATGTGATTGACATTCGCAAGTTGTACGGTCAGACCGGCATGTTCACCTATGATCCGGGTTTCTTGTCCACGGCTTCGTGCCAGTCGGCCATCACTTACATTGACGGTGACAAAGGTGAACTGCTGTACCGCGGCTATCCCATCGAGCAGTTGGCCACCAACTGCGATTTCATGGAAACCTGCCATTTGCTGCTGTACGGAAACCTGCCGGATGCCGCAGGCAAGGAAGTATTCACCAAACGTGTGACCAACCACACCATGGTCAGCGAGCAGATGCAGTTTTTCCTGCGCGGCTTTCGGCGTGACGCCCATCCGATGGCCATCATGACCGGCCTGGTCGGCGCCCTGTCGGCGTTCTACCATGACAGCACCGATATCAACAACCCTGAGCATCGTGAAATTTCGGCGATCCGGCTGATCGCCAAGATGCCGACTCTGGTGGCCATGGCCTACAAATACAGCGTCGGCCAGCCTTACATGTATCCGCAGAACGACCTCAGCTATGCGGGCAACTTCATGCGCATGATGTTTGCCACACCCTGCGAAGAATACAAGGTCAATCCGATCATTGAACGCGCCATGGATCGCATCTTTATCCTGCATGCAGACCACGAACAAAACGCATCTACTTCCACTGTTCGACTGTGCGGCAGTTCAGGAACCAACCCGTTTGCGGCAATTGCAGCTGGCGTGGCTTGTCTGTGGGGCCCGGCCCATGGTGGCGCCAACGAAGCTTGTTTGAACATGCTTGGTGAGATCCAGCAAATGGGCGGCATCGCCAAAGTTGGTCATTTCATGGAACAGGTCAAGGACAAGAATTCTGGCGTCAAGCTGATGGGCTTTGGACACCGGGTTTACAAGAACTACGATCCACGCGCCAAACTGATGCAGGAAACTTGCAAAGAGGTTCTGGGTGCGCTCGGCCTGGAAAATGACCCTCTGTTCAAGCTGGCCATGGCCCTGGAAAAGATTGCGCTGGAAGACGAATACTTTGTCTCGCGCAAGCTCTACCCCAACGTCGATTTCTACTCGGGTATCGTGCAACGTGCCATCGGCATTCCAGTCAACATGTTCACCGGGGTTTTCGCACTGGCCCGCACTGTCGGCTGGATTGCCCAACTTAACGAGATGATCAGCGACCCTGAATACAAAATTGGTCGTCCGCGTCAACTGTTCTCTGGTTCTGTCAAACGGGATGTTCTGCCGATTTCCAAACGCTGA
- a CDS encoding succinate dehydrogenase assembly factor 2: MAPDKELIDERALSKLKWRCRRGLLENDIFIERFFRRFESNLTVGQGQGLSALMELSDKDLLDLHLERKSLAQVIAGAQVSVDLDRDDVREVLCMLKKPLER, from the coding sequence ATGGCACCAGATAAAGAACTAATCGATGAACGGGCTCTGAGCAAACTGAAATGGCGTTGTCGCCGTGGTCTGCTTGAAAACGACATTTTTATCGAGCGGTTTTTTCGGCGTTTTGAATCGAACCTGACGGTTGGACAAGGACAGGGTTTAAGCGCCTTGATGGAACTGAGCGACAAGGATCTTCTGGATCTGCATTTGGAGCGCAAATCGCTGGCGCAAGTTATCGCTGGCGCGCAAGTCAGTGTGGACCTGGATCGTGATGATGTGCGTGAAGTTTTGTGTATGTTGAAAAAACCCCTTGAAAGGTAA